From Channa argus isolate prfri chromosome 18, Channa argus male v1.0, whole genome shotgun sequence, the proteins below share one genomic window:
- the sec31a gene encoding protein transport protein Sec31A isoform X1 produces MKLKEINRTAIQSWSPAQHHPIYLATGTSAQQLDASFSTNASLEFFELDLAEPSLDMKSCGSFSSAHRYHKLVWSPYGMDTEGQPSGVLIAGGENGNVILYNAAKIIAGESDVIIAASDLHTGPVRALDVNPFQTNLVASGGNESEIYIWDMNNFGSPMTPGPKTQPLEDISCVSWNRQVQHILASASPSGRGSVWDLRKNDLILKVSDHSNRMHCSGLAWNPEVATQLVLASEDDRMPVIQMWDLRFATSPLKILENHTRGILSIAWSLADPELLLSCGKDNRILCWNPNTAEVLYELPTSSQWCFDIQWCPRNPAVLSAASFDGHIDIYSIMGGSSQAQSQRNADQISNSFGNMDPFGTGQTLPPLQLPQTTAPPAPVNPLKKPPKWIRRPVGASFAFGGKLVSLENTKPNPQQPQLPTSHVVHISQVVTETAFLKRSDQLQATLCAGSFVEFCQEKMDAAENEFEKTVWSFLKANFESDIRSKYLELLGYNKEELALKISAALEEKAADSLKVDAPAPAVLQPAADLSLLPAADTPEAAFDMIAAANLQPAATLDLDSPAEADAEELAEADSEGTLSNEPEANVDQVLPQEEMEEEEIPLEEETKAAAEEELRPAETSAGVQEPMRGTATAPAPARRVSLSISQDVDGLITQALLTGDFEGAVELCLHDNRMADSILLAIAGGAELLEKTQRKYFTKAHGKITKLISAVVMKDWHDILKTCDLQNWKEALAAVMTYAQPQEFSSLCDLLGGRLEAAEDAQLQPQACLCYICAGNVEKLVSSWTKAQDGHCPLSLQDLVEKVVVLRRAVEQTQGSGPAAVGVLLAKKMSQYAYLLASQGSMSTAITYLPDNTNQVAVQQLRDRLSRALGQQPAAPAAPAQTRRVQSQAPAHQAQHGPGHQRHPFTPLQPTMVPQATAAAPPHVPTPASAPSQPQYYQPVRAASTVTSWSNQTPTALPNVPPLLQVGNTSDQQVEPSNSMYGMPASGMAAAPPASSPPAFLYSHQYQPFPQVHQYPPGAGGVPIYQPLQYSSSAAPPPFHPAEPSSPAQPPGFLSQYTQFVPSQPVPSVYPDPPHINQCPSSSAPFFPNSSAFPAPVSSGESFQHGGPGSPVSYMPLPPSSGVSGTQLDPKLIPASQRTGPQNGWNDPPALSRAPKKKQVPQNYTPPAPITSPIMAPLGADPQAQLVSPGVPQAMGQGPHSAHVPYTTMHQQQQQQQQQQQQFTPPSMNPAMPKTSMEGAPGAPTGDVIQPLQSIPAEKILKKPIPDEHLVLKTTFEGLIQKCLAVATDPQTKRKLDEANKRLEALYDKLREQTLSPAIIGGLHNIARTIESRSYTEGLNIHTHIVSNSNFSETSAFMPVLKVVLTQANKLGV; encoded by the exons ATGAAACTCAAAGAGATCAACCGCACAGCCATCCAGAGCTGGAGTCCTGCACAGCACCACCCCATCTACCTGGCCACAG GAACATCAGCCCAGCAGCTTGATGCCTCCTTCAGCACCAATGCGTCCTTGGAGTTCTTCGAGCTGGACTTGGCTGAGCCTTCCCTTGACATGAAATCATGTGGCAGCTTCTCCTCTGCTCACAG ATATCACAAACTGGTATGGAGTCCCTATGGAATGGACACCGAAGGTCAACCCTCCGGCGTCCTTATCGCAGGAGGTGAGAATGGTAACGTCATCCTGTACAATGCTGCAAAGATCATCGCTGGAGAAAGCGACGTGATAATTGCTGCGAGTGACCTGCACACGGGGCCAGTGAGAGCCCTCGACGTCAACCCATTCCAA ACAAACCTGGTTGCATCAGGTGGCAATGAGTCAGAAATCTACATCTGGGACATGAATAACTTTGGCTCCCCAATGACACCAGGGCCTAAAACTCAG CCTCTGGAGGACATCAGCTGTGTGTCGTGGAACAGGCAAGTGCAGCACATCTTGGCCTCTGCCAGCCCGAGTGGCCGAGGTTCGGTTTGGGACCTCCGCAAAAATGACCTCATTCTTAAAGTTAGCGACCACAGCAACAGA ATGCATTGTTCTGGGCTGGCCTGGAACCCCGAAGTGGCCACTCAGTTGGTCTTAGCCTCGGAGGACGATCGGATGCCGGTCATCCAGATGTGGGACTTACGCTTTGCTACCTCTCCCCTCAAGATTTTAGAGAATCACACACG gGGCATACTGTCGATCGCCTGGAGCTTGGCTGATCCTGAGCTGCTCCTGAGCTGTGGGAAGGACAACAGGATTTTGTGCTGGAATCCAAACACAGCAGAG GTGCTGTATGAGTTACCGACCAGCAGTCAGTGGTGCTTTGACATCCAGTGGTGTCCCAGGAACCCTGCGGTGCTGTCGGCTGCTAGCTTTGATGGACATATCGACATCTATTCCATCATGGGAGGCAGCAGCCAAGCGCAGAGCCAGAGAAACGCTGACCAA ATCAGCAATTCATTTGGGAACATGGATCCTTTTGGAACAGGCCAAACGTTGCCACCTCTGCAGCTGCCCCAAACTACTGCCCCTCCAGCTCCAGTGAACCCCCTGAAGAAACCACCCAAGTGGATCCGCAGACCTGTGGGAGCCTCATTTGCT TTTGGTGGAAAGCTGGTATCTCTGGAGAACACAAAGCCGAACCCTCAGCAACCTCAACTGCCCACCTCACATGTCGTGCACATCAGCCAGGTTGTCACAGAAACAGCCTTTTTGAAGCGCTCCGATCAGCTGCAGGCAACTCTGTGCGCAGGCAGCTTCGTGGAGTTCTGCCAGGAAAAGATGGATGCAGCTGAAAACGAGTTTGAAAAGACTGTTTGGTCCTTCCTCAAG GCTAATTTTGAAAGCGATATCCGAAGCAAGTACCTGGAACTTCTGGGGTACAACAAAGAGGAGTTAGCTTTAAAG ATTTCAGCAGCACTAGAGGAAAAGGCTGCAGATTCTCTGAAG GTGGATGCACCTGCTCCAGCTGTCCTGCAGCCTGCAGCTGACTTAAGCCTGCTGCCGGCCGCCGACACTCCTGAGGCAGCATTCGACATGATCGCTGCAGCAAACCTTCAGCCAGCAGCCACTCTTGACCTAGATTCGCCTGCTGAAGCAGACGCTGAAGAGCTTGCAGAAGCTGATTCAGAGGGAACCCTCAGCAATGAACCAGAAGCCAACGTGGACCAGGTTCTCCCACAGGAggaaatggaggaggaggagatccCATTGGAGGAG GAgaccaaagcagcagcagaggaggagctaAGACCTGCTGAGACCTCAGCTGGAGTTCAGGAGCCCATGAGGGGCACAGCTACAGCCCCTGCCCCTGCAAGAAGAGTCAGTCTCAGCATCAGTCAAG ATGTGGATGGGCTGATCACTCAGGCTCTGCTGACCGGAGACTTTGAGGGAGCTGTTGAGCTCTGTCTCCACGACAATCGGATGGCGGACAGCATCCTCCTGGCAATAGCGGGGGGGGCCGAGCTCCTAGAGAAGACCCAGAGGAAGTATTTCACGAAAGCACACGGCAAGATAACTAAG CTGATCAGTGCAGTGGTGATGAAAGACTGGCATGACATCCTGAAGACGTGCGACCTGCAGAACTGGAAGGAGGCCCTGGCTGCCGTCATGACGTACGCTCAGCCGCAGGAGTTCTCCTCCCTCTGCG ACCTTCTTGGGGGAAGACTTGAAGCAGCTGAAGATGCTCAACTGCAACCCCAGGCCTGTCTGTGTTACATATGTGCTGGCAATGTAGAAAAACTTGTGTCTTCGTGGACCAAAGCGCAAGATGGACACTGTCCACTCTCTCTCCAG GACCTGGTGGAGAAGGTGGTGGTGCTGCGGCGCGCAGTAGAGCAGACACAGGGCTCTGGTCCTGCTGCTGTCGGCGTCCTCCTGGCCAAGAAGATGAGCCAGTATGCCTACCTGCTGGCGTCCCAGGGCAGCATGTCCACTGCTATCACCTACCTGCCCGACAACACCAACCAG GTTGCCGTGCAGCAGCTTCGCGATCGTCTGAGTCGAGCTCTGGGGCAGCAGCCGGCGGCTCCTGCCGCTCCAGCGCAGACCCGGAGAGTACAGTCGCAGGCGCCTGCTCATCAGGCTCAGCACGGCCCAGGGCATCAGCGCCATCCGTTCACCCCTCTCCAGCCCACCATGGTGCCTCAGGCCACTGCTGCAGCTCCGCCACACGTGCCCACACCTGCCTCTGCCCCATCACAGCCGCAGTATTACCAGCCA GTCAGGGCTGCCTCCACTGTCACCTCCTGGAGTAACCAAACTCCCACAGCCCTTCCCAAtgtccctcctcttcttcaagTAGGCAACACTTCAGACCAGCAG gtgGAGCCTTCAAACTCCATGTATGGGATGCCCGCCTCTGGGATGGCTGCTGCACCTCCAGCCTCATCCCCTCCTGCATTCCTGTACTCCCATCAGTACCAGC CCTTCCCCCAGGTCCACCAGTACCCACCTGGAGCTGGTGGGGTCCCTATCTATCAGCCTCTTCAAtactcctcctctgctgctcccCCTCCTTTTCACCCGGCAGAGCCCTCGTCTCCCGCTCAGCCCCCTGGCTTTCTTTCTCAGTACACACAGTTTGTCCCCTCTCAACCAGTCCCTTCAGTCTATCCCGACCCACCTCACATCAATCAGTGCCCATCCTCTTCTGCTCCTTTCTTTCCAAACTCCTCTGCTTTTCCCGCTCCTGTGTCCTCGGGAGAGTCTTTCCAGCATGGCGGGCCAGGATCTCCTGTGTCGTACATGCCTCTTCCTCCATCGAGTGGAGTCTCAGGTACACAGCTTGACCCTAAGCTGATCCCGGCCTCTCAGAGAACAG GGCCTCAGAATGGCTGGAATGACCCTCCGGCCCTGAGCAGAGCACCAAAGAAGAAG CAGGTTCCACAGAACTACACCCCTCCTGCCCCTATCACTTCTCCAATTATGGCTCCGCTGGGCGCTGACCCTCAGGCACAGCTGGTGTCACCTGGGGTCCCTCAGGCCATGGGTCAGGGCCCACACAGTGCCCATGTTCCCTACACAACCAtgcaccaacagcagcagcagcagcagcagcagcagcagcagttcacCCCTCCATCCATGAACCCTGCAATGCCTAAGACCAGTATGGAAGGTGCACCAGGAGCTCCCACTGGAGACGTCATACAG CCCCTGCAGTCCATCCCAGCTGAGAAGATCCTGAAGAAGCCGATACCAGATGAACACCTGGTCCTGAAGACCACATTTGAGGGGCTTATCCAGAAGTGTTTGGCTGTTGCCACTGATCCT CAAACCAAGAGGAAGCTGGATGAAGCCAACAAGCGCCTGGAAGCACTTTACGATAAACTCAGAGAGCAGACG CTTTCTCCCGCTATCATAGGAGGACTGCACAACATAGCCAGGACCATAGAGTCCCGATCCTACACAGAGGGCCTCAACATTCACACCCACATAGTCAGTAACAGCAACTTCAGCGAGACGTCAGCGTTTATGCCTGTGCTCAAGGTGGTGCTGACACAAGCCAACAAACTCGGAGTTTAA
- the sec31a gene encoding protein transport protein Sec31A isoform X8, with protein MKLKEINRTAIQSWSPAQHHPIYLATGTSAQQLDASFSTNASLEFFELDLAEPSLDMKSCGSFSSAHRYHKLVWSPYGMDTEGQPSGVLIAGGENGNVILYNAAKIIAGESDVIIAASDLHTGPVRALDVNPFQTNLVASGGNESEIYIWDMNNFGSPMTPGPKTQPLEDISCVSWNRQVQHILASASPSGRGSVWDLRKNDLILKVSDHSNRMHCSGLAWNPEVATQLVLASEDDRMPVIQMWDLRFATSPLKILENHTRGILSIAWSLADPELLLSCGKDNRILCWNPNTAEVLYELPTSSQWCFDIQWCPRNPAVLSAASFDGHIDIYSIMGGSSQAQSQRNADQISNSFGNMDPFGTGQTLPPLQLPQTTAPPAPVNPLKKPPKWIRRPVGASFAFGGKLVSLENTKPNPQQPQLPTSHVVHISQVVTETAFLKRSDQLQATLCAGSFVEFCQEKMDAAENEFEKTVWSFLKANFESDIRSKYLELLGYNKEELALKISAALEEKAADSLKVDAPAPAVLQPAADLSLLPAADTPEAAFDMIAAANLQPAATLDLDSPAEADAEELAEADSEGTLSNEPEANVDQVLPQEEMEEEEIPLEEETKAAAEEELRPAETSAGVQEPMRGTATAPAPARRVSLSISQDVDGLITQALLTGDFEGAVELCLHDNRMADSILLAIAGGAELLEKTQRKYFTKAHGKITKLISAVVMKDWHDILKTCDLQNWKEALAAVMTYAQPQEFSSLCDLLGGRLEAAEDAQLQPQACLCYICAGNVEKLVSSWTKAQDGHCPLSLQDLVEKVVVLRRAVEQTQGSGPAAVGVLLAKKMSQYAYLLASQGSMSTAITYLPDNTNQVAVQQLRDRLSRALGQQPAAPAAPAQTRRVQSQAPAHQAQHGPGHQRHPFTPLQPTMVPQATAAAPPHVPTPASAPSQPQYYQPVEPSNSMYGMPASGMAAAPPASSPPAFLYSHQYQRPQNGWNDPPALSRAPKKKQVPQNYTPPAPITSPIMAPLGADPQAQLVSPGVPQAMGQGPHSAHVPYTTMHQQQQQQQQQQQQFTPPSMNPAMPKTSMEGAPGAPTGDVIQPLQSIPAEKILKKPIPDEHLVLKTTFEGLIQKCLAVATDPQTKRKLDEANKRLEALYDKLREQTLSPAIIGGLHNIARTIESRSYTEGLNIHTHIVSNSNFSETSAFMPVLKVVLTQANKLGV; from the exons ATGAAACTCAAAGAGATCAACCGCACAGCCATCCAGAGCTGGAGTCCTGCACAGCACCACCCCATCTACCTGGCCACAG GAACATCAGCCCAGCAGCTTGATGCCTCCTTCAGCACCAATGCGTCCTTGGAGTTCTTCGAGCTGGACTTGGCTGAGCCTTCCCTTGACATGAAATCATGTGGCAGCTTCTCCTCTGCTCACAG ATATCACAAACTGGTATGGAGTCCCTATGGAATGGACACCGAAGGTCAACCCTCCGGCGTCCTTATCGCAGGAGGTGAGAATGGTAACGTCATCCTGTACAATGCTGCAAAGATCATCGCTGGAGAAAGCGACGTGATAATTGCTGCGAGTGACCTGCACACGGGGCCAGTGAGAGCCCTCGACGTCAACCCATTCCAA ACAAACCTGGTTGCATCAGGTGGCAATGAGTCAGAAATCTACATCTGGGACATGAATAACTTTGGCTCCCCAATGACACCAGGGCCTAAAACTCAG CCTCTGGAGGACATCAGCTGTGTGTCGTGGAACAGGCAAGTGCAGCACATCTTGGCCTCTGCCAGCCCGAGTGGCCGAGGTTCGGTTTGGGACCTCCGCAAAAATGACCTCATTCTTAAAGTTAGCGACCACAGCAACAGA ATGCATTGTTCTGGGCTGGCCTGGAACCCCGAAGTGGCCACTCAGTTGGTCTTAGCCTCGGAGGACGATCGGATGCCGGTCATCCAGATGTGGGACTTACGCTTTGCTACCTCTCCCCTCAAGATTTTAGAGAATCACACACG gGGCATACTGTCGATCGCCTGGAGCTTGGCTGATCCTGAGCTGCTCCTGAGCTGTGGGAAGGACAACAGGATTTTGTGCTGGAATCCAAACACAGCAGAG GTGCTGTATGAGTTACCGACCAGCAGTCAGTGGTGCTTTGACATCCAGTGGTGTCCCAGGAACCCTGCGGTGCTGTCGGCTGCTAGCTTTGATGGACATATCGACATCTATTCCATCATGGGAGGCAGCAGCCAAGCGCAGAGCCAGAGAAACGCTGACCAA ATCAGCAATTCATTTGGGAACATGGATCCTTTTGGAACAGGCCAAACGTTGCCACCTCTGCAGCTGCCCCAAACTACTGCCCCTCCAGCTCCAGTGAACCCCCTGAAGAAACCACCCAAGTGGATCCGCAGACCTGTGGGAGCCTCATTTGCT TTTGGTGGAAAGCTGGTATCTCTGGAGAACACAAAGCCGAACCCTCAGCAACCTCAACTGCCCACCTCACATGTCGTGCACATCAGCCAGGTTGTCACAGAAACAGCCTTTTTGAAGCGCTCCGATCAGCTGCAGGCAACTCTGTGCGCAGGCAGCTTCGTGGAGTTCTGCCAGGAAAAGATGGATGCAGCTGAAAACGAGTTTGAAAAGACTGTTTGGTCCTTCCTCAAG GCTAATTTTGAAAGCGATATCCGAAGCAAGTACCTGGAACTTCTGGGGTACAACAAAGAGGAGTTAGCTTTAAAG ATTTCAGCAGCACTAGAGGAAAAGGCTGCAGATTCTCTGAAG GTGGATGCACCTGCTCCAGCTGTCCTGCAGCCTGCAGCTGACTTAAGCCTGCTGCCGGCCGCCGACACTCCTGAGGCAGCATTCGACATGATCGCTGCAGCAAACCTTCAGCCAGCAGCCACTCTTGACCTAGATTCGCCTGCTGAAGCAGACGCTGAAGAGCTTGCAGAAGCTGATTCAGAGGGAACCCTCAGCAATGAACCAGAAGCCAACGTGGACCAGGTTCTCCCACAGGAggaaatggaggaggaggagatccCATTGGAGGAG GAgaccaaagcagcagcagaggaggagctaAGACCTGCTGAGACCTCAGCTGGAGTTCAGGAGCCCATGAGGGGCACAGCTACAGCCCCTGCCCCTGCAAGAAGAGTCAGTCTCAGCATCAGTCAAG ATGTGGATGGGCTGATCACTCAGGCTCTGCTGACCGGAGACTTTGAGGGAGCTGTTGAGCTCTGTCTCCACGACAATCGGATGGCGGACAGCATCCTCCTGGCAATAGCGGGGGGGGCCGAGCTCCTAGAGAAGACCCAGAGGAAGTATTTCACGAAAGCACACGGCAAGATAACTAAG CTGATCAGTGCAGTGGTGATGAAAGACTGGCATGACATCCTGAAGACGTGCGACCTGCAGAACTGGAAGGAGGCCCTGGCTGCCGTCATGACGTACGCTCAGCCGCAGGAGTTCTCCTCCCTCTGCG ACCTTCTTGGGGGAAGACTTGAAGCAGCTGAAGATGCTCAACTGCAACCCCAGGCCTGTCTGTGTTACATATGTGCTGGCAATGTAGAAAAACTTGTGTCTTCGTGGACCAAAGCGCAAGATGGACACTGTCCACTCTCTCTCCAG GACCTGGTGGAGAAGGTGGTGGTGCTGCGGCGCGCAGTAGAGCAGACACAGGGCTCTGGTCCTGCTGCTGTCGGCGTCCTCCTGGCCAAGAAGATGAGCCAGTATGCCTACCTGCTGGCGTCCCAGGGCAGCATGTCCACTGCTATCACCTACCTGCCCGACAACACCAACCAG GTTGCCGTGCAGCAGCTTCGCGATCGTCTGAGTCGAGCTCTGGGGCAGCAGCCGGCGGCTCCTGCCGCTCCAGCGCAGACCCGGAGAGTACAGTCGCAGGCGCCTGCTCATCAGGCTCAGCACGGCCCAGGGCATCAGCGCCATCCGTTCACCCCTCTCCAGCCCACCATGGTGCCTCAGGCCACTGCTGCAGCTCCGCCACACGTGCCCACACCTGCCTCTGCCCCATCACAGCCGCAGTATTACCAGCCA gtgGAGCCTTCAAACTCCATGTATGGGATGCCCGCCTCTGGGATGGCTGCTGCACCTCCAGCCTCATCCCCTCCTGCATTCCTGTACTCCCATCAGTACCAGC GGCCTCAGAATGGCTGGAATGACCCTCCGGCCCTGAGCAGAGCACCAAAGAAGAAG CAGGTTCCACAGAACTACACCCCTCCTGCCCCTATCACTTCTCCAATTATGGCTCCGCTGGGCGCTGACCCTCAGGCACAGCTGGTGTCACCTGGGGTCCCTCAGGCCATGGGTCAGGGCCCACACAGTGCCCATGTTCCCTACACAACCAtgcaccaacagcagcagcagcagcagcagcagcagcagcagttcacCCCTCCATCCATGAACCCTGCAATGCCTAAGACCAGTATGGAAGGTGCACCAGGAGCTCCCACTGGAGACGTCATACAG CCCCTGCAGTCCATCCCAGCTGAGAAGATCCTGAAGAAGCCGATACCAGATGAACACCTGGTCCTGAAGACCACATTTGAGGGGCTTATCCAGAAGTGTTTGGCTGTTGCCACTGATCCT CAAACCAAGAGGAAGCTGGATGAAGCCAACAAGCGCCTGGAAGCACTTTACGATAAACTCAGAGAGCAGACG CTTTCTCCCGCTATCATAGGAGGACTGCACAACATAGCCAGGACCATAGAGTCCCGATCCTACACAGAGGGCCTCAACATTCACACCCACATAGTCAGTAACAGCAACTTCAGCGAGACGTCAGCGTTTATGCCTGTGCTCAAGGTGGTGCTGACACAAGCCAACAAACTCGGAGTTTAA